In Desertibacillus haloalkaliphilus, a single genomic region encodes these proteins:
- the tyrS gene encoding tyrosine--tRNA ligase — MVEEVTLSAEQKQQVERQLEVLNRGVVEIVPSDGLKEKIEHSVATKTPLKIKLGMDPSAPDVHIGHTVVLHKLRQFQELGHQIQLIIGDFTGRIGDPTGKSETRKQLTDEQVKANAKTYVEQYGKVLDMDKVDIYYNSEWLAKLTFEDVIQLSGKMTVARMLERDDFEKRYKSGQSISVHEFFYPLMQGYDSVALESDIEVGGTDQMFNLLMGRHLQHEYGQDRQIAMMMPLIEGLDGERKMSKSLNNYIGIDESPNEIFGKAMSIPDELMVKYYKLATDIPMTEIETLAQDLEAGSVHPRDAKMQLGETFVRMYHGEAEAVEAKKYFQTVFQKRALPTDIPEVEWDGEDEVWIVDLLVQLTMMNSKGEARRMIQNGGVKLNEEKVTEVQQQVAIEDGLIVQVGKRKFAKIKK; from the coding sequence ATAGTGGAAGAGGTTACATTGTCTGCTGAGCAGAAGCAACAAGTAGAACGACAGCTTGAAGTGTTAAATCGTGGGGTAGTTGAAATAGTCCCAAGTGATGGATTAAAAGAAAAGATCGAACATTCGGTAGCAACTAAGACACCGTTAAAAATTAAGCTAGGCATGGATCCGTCTGCACCAGATGTCCATATTGGTCATACGGTTGTCTTGCATAAACTGCGTCAGTTCCAAGAGTTGGGGCACCAAATTCAATTAATCATTGGCGATTTCACAGGACGAATTGGTGATCCGACCGGTAAATCAGAAACGAGAAAGCAACTGACAGATGAGCAAGTGAAGGCTAATGCGAAAACCTACGTTGAGCAATATGGAAAAGTGTTAGATATGGATAAAGTCGATATTTACTATAATTCAGAGTGGCTTGCCAAGTTAACGTTTGAGGATGTGATCCAGCTTTCAGGTAAAATGACCGTCGCGCGCATGCTTGAACGTGATGATTTTGAAAAGCGTTATAAGTCCGGGCAATCGATTTCTGTTCACGAATTTTTCTATCCATTAATGCAAGGGTATGATTCAGTTGCGCTAGAAAGCGATATTGAAGTCGGTGGTACAGACCAAATGTTTAACTTATTAATGGGACGTCATTTGCAGCATGAATACGGGCAAGATCGTCAAATTGCCATGATGATGCCACTAATTGAAGGCTTAGACGGAGAACGAAAAATGTCTAAGTCGTTAAACAACTATATTGGTATTGATGAAAGTCCGAATGAAATTTTTGGGAAGGCAATGTCGATTCCTGATGAGCTAATGGTAAAATACTACAAGTTAGCGACTGACATCCCAATGACTGAGATCGAAACGCTTGCTCAAGACCTTGAAGCTGGTTCTGTTCACCCACGTGATGCAAAAATGCAGTTAGGGGAAACGTTCGTACGTATGTACCACGGCGAAGCAGAGGCGGTGGAAGCGAAGAAATATTTCCAAACGGTCTTTCAGAAACGCGCCTTACCAACAGACATTCCTGAAGTAGAATGGGATGGGGAAGATGAAGTGTGGATTGTTGACCTTTTAGTTCAGTTAACGATGATGAATTCTAAAGGCGAAGCTCGTAGAATGATCCAAAATGGCGGTGTAAAACTGAACGAGGAAAAAGTAACAGAAGTACAACAACAGGTGGCGATCGAAGACGGCCTTATCGTTCAAGTTGGGAAACGAAAGTTTGCTAAGATTAAAAAGTAA
- a CDS encoding transglycosylase domain-containing protein, with protein MSKQQNRWNQFISTLKEKKITKGIGITYQVVWNLTLIFIVFGLMAIFFVGGAGAGFFASLVKDEPLRSYEEMEADIYNYEEISEVYFTDDVFLGELPTELERREIALEDVSNYLKDAIIATEDEYFYEHDGIVPKALMRATFQELANSSVQTGGSTLTQQLVKNQILSSEVSFDRKAREIVLAMRLEQFFDKDEILEAYLNVVPFGRNASGRQIAGAQAAAIGIFGVDVKDLNLPQAAYIAGLPQSPFGYTPFRGNGEVKDNIQAGINRMNTVLNRMLEAGYIDEEQYNDALNYDIKENFATRTPSLIEEYPYLTYEVERRATDILVDQMIDEGDIDLSDLSREERLETLTSLRTDARQALRRNGYKIHTTVNKDIYEALQAAVEDPQYFGPDKEGEPEEVGSILINNQTGAILGFVGGRDFDRENLNHATQAPRPNGSTMKPLLAFAPALDIGAIQPGSIVPDTEMTYSDGTPLRNFDRRHRGLITVRESLQASRNIPAVRSFQMTPHDKLRSSLINMGIRNLQDGEPYEASSIGGLTYGTTVERNTNAFTTLANNGDFIESYLIERIETNDGEVVYEHEPEPVDVFSPQTAYLTIDMMRDVLRPGGTASSLPGRLNFQADWAGKSGTTSDFHDSWFVGTNPNVTLGVWIGYDTPKPIERTVNGLSYGARTQQIWANIANAAYSARPDVMAPDHNFERPEGIVRQSICGISGLLPSDLCREAGLVRTDLFNAAFIPNEVDDSLQRVRYVTANGERYVSSDNTPAEFTNQGVMVKDEYLENEQLLGNLRDSGGQIIPDRTLSENGQVPGTVANVRINDGQLSWQQHSDNDIVGYRIYRAPIGSDSFELLTSVKGNDTTTSGTLRRGYDYVVTAVDIEGQESSQSLTVSSGSRPDSDNDDDQENNRDDDEPSDNNEEDNEERNNDDDRDERRDNDDENQNEEDR; from the coding sequence ATGAGTAAACAACAAAATCGTTGGAATCAATTTATATCAACGTTAAAGGAAAAAAAGATCACCAAAGGAATTGGCATTACATATCAAGTCGTATGGAACTTAACATTAATTTTTATCGTCTTTGGGTTAATGGCCATATTCTTCGTTGGTGGCGCAGGTGCTGGCTTTTTTGCTTCGTTAGTTAAAGATGAGCCTCTACGAAGTTATGAAGAGATGGAAGCAGACATCTATAACTATGAAGAAATTAGCGAAGTCTATTTTACTGATGATGTCTTTTTAGGCGAACTTCCGACCGAGCTTGAGCGGAGAGAAATCGCACTAGAGGATGTCTCTAATTACCTTAAAGATGCGATTATCGCAACAGAAGATGAATATTTCTATGAACATGATGGAATCGTTCCAAAGGCGCTTATGCGTGCAACCTTTCAAGAATTAGCGAATTCTTCTGTCCAAACAGGCGGTAGTACGCTCACACAGCAATTAGTTAAAAACCAAATTCTCTCGAGTGAGGTTTCCTTTGACCGGAAAGCGCGTGAGATCGTCCTTGCCATGCGGTTAGAGCAATTCTTTGACAAAGATGAAATTCTTGAAGCTTATTTAAATGTTGTTCCATTTGGCCGCAACGCTTCAGGACGTCAAATTGCTGGGGCACAAGCAGCAGCAATCGGAATCTTCGGTGTGGATGTCAAAGACTTAAACTTACCACAAGCAGCCTATATTGCAGGGTTACCACAAAGTCCATTCGGATATACCCCTTTTAGAGGAAATGGTGAAGTCAAAGACAACATCCAAGCGGGTATAAACCGTATGAACACTGTGCTTAACCGAATGTTAGAAGCTGGCTATATTGATGAAGAGCAGTACAATGACGCACTCAACTATGATATCAAAGAAAATTTTGCGACGCGAACACCTAGCTTAATAGAAGAATATCCGTATTTAACGTATGAAGTTGAACGTCGAGCGACTGACATTCTTGTAGATCAAATGATTGATGAAGGTGACATTGACTTGTCTGACTTATCAAGAGAAGAACGTCTCGAAACACTAACTTCGTTACGAACCGATGCAAGACAGGCACTTAGACGCAACGGTTATAAAATCCACACAACTGTTAACAAAGATATTTATGAAGCCTTACAAGCAGCTGTTGAAGACCCACAATATTTTGGTCCTGACAAAGAAGGCGAACCAGAAGAAGTCGGTTCAATCTTAATCAACAACCAGACAGGGGCAATTCTCGGTTTCGTTGGTGGTCGTGACTTTGATCGCGAAAACTTAAATCATGCAACACAGGCGCCGCGTCCAAACGGATCAACGATGAAGCCTCTACTCGCATTTGCACCAGCTTTAGATATTGGTGCGATTCAGCCAGGATCAATCGTTCCAGATACAGAAATGACGTATAGTGATGGGACGCCGTTACGAAACTTTGATCGCCGACACCGCGGACTCATTACCGTTCGTGAATCGCTTCAAGCGTCTCGTAACATACCTGCAGTTCGAAGTTTTCAAATGACACCGCACGATAAATTACGATCGTCACTCATCAATATGGGGATCCGTAATTTACAAGATGGCGAACCTTATGAAGCAAGTTCAATCGGTGGATTAACATATGGAACCACTGTTGAGCGGAATACAAATGCATTTACAACGTTAGCCAACAATGGGGATTTTATTGAATCCTACTTAATTGAACGAATTGAGACAAATGATGGTGAAGTCGTTTATGAACACGAGCCTGAACCTGTTGATGTGTTTTCACCTCAAACAGCCTATTTAACCATCGATATGATGCGAGATGTATTACGACCAGGCGGTACAGCTAGCTCACTACCAGGCCGTTTAAACTTCCAAGCCGATTGGGCTGGGAAGTCAGGGACAACTAGTGATTTCCACGACTCTTGGTTTGTTGGAACGAATCCAAATGTTACATTAGGGGTTTGGATCGGCTATGACACCCCTAAACCGATTGAACGTACGGTAAATGGTCTATCATATGGTGCTAGAACACAGCAAATTTGGGCCAACATCGCAAACGCCGCCTATAGCGCACGACCAGATGTCATGGCACCAGATCACAATTTCGAAAGGCCAGAAGGAATCGTTCGTCAATCGATTTGCGGTATTTCTGGATTGTTACCGTCTGATTTATGTCGCGAGGCTGGACTCGTTAGAACAGACCTTTTCAATGCGGCATTCATTCCAAATGAAGTGGACGACAGCTTACAACGTGTAAGATATGTGACCGCTAATGGAGAGCGTTATGTCTCGTCTGACAATACACCAGCTGAATTTACTAATCAAGGTGTTATGGTTAAAGATGAGTACCTAGAAAATGAACAATTACTAGGAAATCTCCGTGATAGTGGAGGGCAAATTATACCAGATCGAACGCTTTCGGAGAACGGCCAAGTACCAGGTACAGTTGCCAACGTTCGCATTAATGATGGACAACTTTCTTGGCAACAGCACAGTGATAACGACATTGTCGGCTACCGTATCTACCGGGCACCAATCGGGAGTGATTCCTTTGAACTCTTGACAAGTGTAAAAGGAAACGACACAACAACGTCTGGAACGTTGCGCCGTGGTTACGATTATGTCGTTACAGCTGTTGATATCGAAGGACAAGAATCATCTCAATCATTAACCGTCAGTAGCGGGTCTCGACCTGATTCAGATAACGATGACGATCAAGAAAACAACAGAGATGATGATG